One Rhizobium sp. NRK18 genomic window carries:
- a CDS encoding DUF1127 domain-containing protein, giving the protein MSPIRYAKNWINYRRTLKELGNLSSQTLDDIGLSRYDIRSIAAKSFR; this is encoded by the coding sequence ATGAGCCCGATTCGCTATGCCAAAAATTGGATCAATTATCGCCGCACTCTCAAAGAACTCGGCAACCTCTCCAGCCAAACCCTGGATGACATTGGCCTCAGCCGCTATGACATCCGCTCTATTGCAGCAAAGTCCTTCCGCTAA
- the trmFO gene encoding methylenetetrahydrofolate--tRNA-(uracil(54)-C(5))-methyltransferase (FADH(2)-oxidizing) TrmFO, with amino-acid sequence MSKTSSTDTPIHVIGGGLAGSEAAWQIASAGIPVILHEMRGVRGTDAHKTDGLAELVCSNSFRSDDATSNAVGVIHAEMRLAGSLIMRSADAHQVPAGGALAVDRDGFSDAVTATIAGHPLITVVREEISGLPPSDWGQAIIATGPLTAPSLAAAIQEETGADALAFFDAIAPIVHTDSIDMDICWYQSRYDKVGPGGTGKDYINCPMNEEQYNTFVDALIAGDTVGFKEWEGTPYFDGCLPIEVMAERGRETLRHGPMKPMGLTDAHNPTVKPYAVVQLRQDNALGTLYNMVGFQTKLKYGTQAEIFRMIPGLENAEFARLGGLHRNTYINSPVLLDPSLTLKGRPGLRFAGQITGCEGYVESAAIGLLAGRFAAAEQKGEPISLPPATTALGSLLNHITGGHIVSDDEPGKRSFQPMNINFGLFPELAPGSIVKPVEGKRFRGKEKAAMKKRLMAERALADCADWLGLETREKQAV; translated from the coding sequence ATGAGCAAGACATCCTCGACCGACACACCCATCCACGTCATTGGCGGCGGCCTCGCCGGATCCGAAGCGGCCTGGCAGATCGCCAGCGCCGGCATTCCCGTCATTCTCCATGAAATGCGCGGCGTGCGCGGCACGGACGCCCACAAGACCGACGGGCTCGCCGAACTCGTCTGCTCCAATTCCTTCCGCTCCGACGATGCGACGAGCAATGCCGTCGGCGTCATCCATGCCGAAATGCGGCTTGCCGGTTCGCTGATCATGCGCTCGGCCGATGCGCATCAGGTGCCGGCCGGTGGTGCGCTGGCCGTGGACCGCGACGGCTTTTCCGACGCCGTCACCGCCACGATTGCCGGTCATCCGCTGATCACCGTCGTGCGCGAGGAAATCAGCGGCCTGCCGCCTTCCGACTGGGGACAGGCGATCATCGCCACCGGGCCACTCACCGCGCCCTCGCTCGCCGCCGCCATCCAGGAGGAGACCGGCGCCGATGCGCTTGCCTTCTTCGACGCGATCGCCCCGATCGTGCATACCGACAGCATAGACATGGACATCTGCTGGTACCAATCGCGTTACGACAAGGTCGGTCCGGGCGGCACGGGCAAGGACTACATCAACTGCCCGATGAACGAAGAGCAGTACAATACCTTTGTCGACGCTCTGATCGCCGGCGACACCGTCGGCTTCAAGGAATGGGAAGGTACGCCCTATTTCGACGGCTGCCTGCCGATCGAGGTGATGGCCGAGCGCGGTCGCGAGACCTTGCGCCACGGTCCGATGAAGCCGATGGGGCTCACCGATGCCCACAACCCGACCGTCAAGCCCTATGCCGTCGTCCAGCTGCGCCAGGACAATGCGCTCGGCACGCTCTACAACATGGTCGGTTTCCAGACGAAGCTGAAATACGGCACGCAGGCCGAGATCTTCCGGATGATTCCGGGCCTCGAGAACGCAGAATTCGCGCGTCTCGGCGGCCTGCACCGCAATACCTACATCAATTCGCCCGTCCTGCTCGATCCGTCGCTGACGCTGAAGGGCCGTCCCGGCCTGCGCTTTGCCGGCCAGATCACCGGCTGCGAGGGGTATGTGGAAAGCGCCGCGATCGGGCTTTTGGCCGGCCGCTTCGCCGCTGCCGAGCAGAAAGGCGAGCCGATCTCGCTGCCGCCGGCGACGACCGCCCTCGGATCGCTGCTCAACCACATCACCGGAGGCCACATCGTCTCTGACGATGAGCCGGGCAAACGCTCCTTCCAGCCGATGAACATCAATTTCGGACTGTTTCCCGAACTCGCCCCCGGCTCGATCGTCAAGCCGGTCGAGGGCAAGCGGTTCCGTGGCAAGGAAAAGGCGGCAATGAAGAAGCGGCTGATGGCAGAGCGCGCGCTGGCCGACTGCGCCGATTGGCTGGGCCTTGAAACGCGCGAGAAGCAGGCCGTCTGA
- a CDS encoding phytoene/squalene synthase family protein, producing MSAEPASNETICLSTLRETDRDRYLVALLSPEARRRALVALYAYNAEIAKVRDLVHEPLPGEVRLQWWRDIIEGQNPGQAEANPLSAELMAAIAAHRLPTAPLIAMSEARIFDLYDDPMPDVATLEAYAGETASALIQLASLVLSPEKAGDSAAAAGHAGVAQTIAGLLLLMPRHRQRGQLYLPLDILSATGLDRDGFLEGQDRERIGAAISAFAGLGIDHLKKARAEQRPSPDVFAAFLPVALAESVLQKAVKLKASVFDQPLQPSQWRRQLTLVRAMVTKRF from the coding sequence ATGAGTGCAGAGCCTGCCTCGAACGAAACCATCTGCCTGTCGACGCTGCGCGAGACCGACCGCGACCGCTATCTGGTGGCGCTGTTGTCGCCGGAGGCGCGCCGGCGGGCACTCGTCGCGCTCTATGCGTACAATGCCGAAATCGCCAAGGTACGCGATCTTGTGCATGAACCTCTGCCGGGCGAAGTCCGCCTGCAGTGGTGGCGCGACATCATCGAGGGCCAGAACCCCGGCCAGGCCGAAGCCAATCCGCTCTCGGCCGAGCTGATGGCGGCGATCGCTGCCCATCGGCTTCCAACCGCGCCGCTGATCGCCATGAGCGAGGCGCGCATCTTCGACCTTTATGACGATCCGATGCCCGACGTGGCGACGCTGGAAGCTTATGCCGGCGAGACGGCGTCGGCGCTGATCCAGTTGGCAAGCCTGGTGCTGTCGCCGGAAAAGGCAGGCGACAGTGCCGCCGCCGCCGGTCACGCCGGCGTTGCCCAGACGATTGCCGGCCTGCTTCTCCTGATGCCGCGTCACCGCCAGCGCGGGCAGCTTTATCTGCCGCTCGATATCCTGTCGGCGACCGGTCTCGACCGCGACGGTTTTCTCGAAGGGCAGGACAGGGAACGGATCGGCGCCGCCATCTCCGCCTTTGCGGGGCTCGGCATCGATCATCTGAAGAAGGCGAGGGCGGAGCAGCGCCCTTCGCCCGATGTCTTCGCGGCTTTTCTGCCGGTGGCGCTTGCCGAATCGGTCCTGCAGAAGGCCGTGAAGCTGAAGGCGTCCGTGTTCGATCAGCCGTTGCAGCCTTCGCAATGGCGTCGCCAGCTCACGCTCGTCAGGGCGATGGTGACCAAACGCTTCTGA
- a CDS encoding Mth938-like domain-containing protein, with product MAKGIIIREAHFPGRPPIDAYGNGGFRFADMSHRGSLLCLPSGVYGWDVADGDELTAELFERVFQDADDIEFLLLGTGTGLRLLPAPLKAKLKAHGIGSDPMNTGAAVRTYNVMLSEDRPVAAALIAVD from the coding sequence TTGGCGAAGGGCATCATCATCCGGGAGGCACATTTTCCGGGGCGTCCGCCGATCGACGCCTACGGAAACGGGGGCTTCCGCTTTGCCGACATGTCGCACCGTGGCTCTCTGCTTTGCCTGCCGTCCGGCGTCTATGGCTGGGACGTGGCTGACGGAGATGAACTGACTGCCGAGCTGTTCGAACGTGTGTTTCAGGACGCCGACGACATCGAATTCCTTCTGCTGGGTACTGGCACGGGTCTCCGCCTGTTGCCGGCGCCGCTGAAAGCGAAGCTCAAGGCCCACGGCATCGGCAGCGATCCGATGAACACCGGCGCTGCCGTTCGCACATACAATGTCATGCTGTCGGAAGACCGGCCCGTGGCCGCCGCCCTGATTGCCGTCGACTGA
- the secDF gene encoding protein translocase subunit SecDF, protein MLYFSRWKTTFIWLAVLVAFLTAAPNLFSDKQLAELPSWLPDSKVTLGLDLQGGSHIMLKIERSDIIKERLETTVADVRAKLRAAKIRYTGLSGAGQTVQVKITDPNEYDAAKEALRPLTELISAGTLTGGSIQEVNMEDGQNNTIRLDLTDQGINYRLSSALTQSIEVVRRRVDELGNTEPLIQRQGDDRIIVQVPGLQDPQRLKALLNQTAKLSFHMVDDSMPVQEAINGRPPVTSEVLYSTDDPPVPYLIEKQALVSGDELVDAQASFDQRSNEPVVNFRFDSKGATAFSRATTANVGKPFAIILDDQVISAPVIREPITGGTGQISGNFTIQSANDLAVLLRAGALPATLTVVEERTVGPSLGADSINAGIVAGIIGAAAVVVFMLGFYGFFGVIANVALFVNIVMLIAVLSLIGSTLTLPGIAGIVLTMGMAVDSNVLIYERIREEVKNGRPLIQAIDTGFSKAYATIVDANVTTLIAAVILFYLGSGPVRGFAVTLAIGILTTVFTAFTLTRWLVAEWVRRRRPKHLPNGIRTGIFDGANIRFMGFRRYTFIISAALSIAALVGFATVGMNLGIDFKGGSIIELKARSGNADIADIRDRLSELNLGDIQAQEFGDPSEVLVRLQAQGGGDNAEQSALALVRNELESTYEFRRVEVVGPVVSSELTQSATLGVLVSLAAILIYIWFRFEWQFAVGAIIATVHDVILTIGLFVLTGVEFNLTSIAAVLTIVGYSLNDTVVVYDRMRENLRRYRKMPLPLLIDTSINQTLSRTVLTSATTLLALTALYLFGGEVIRSFTFAMLFGVAVGTFSSIYIAAPVLIAFKLRPESFQDDAEGAEDDDQSKVTA, encoded by the coding sequence ATGCTCTATTTCTCCCGCTGGAAAACCACCTTCATCTGGCTCGCCGTTCTTGTGGCCTTCCTGACCGCAGCGCCGAACCTTTTCAGCGACAAGCAGCTGGCGGAGCTTCCGTCCTGGCTTCCCGACAGCAAGGTGACGCTCGGTCTCGACCTTCAGGGCGGCTCCCATATCATGCTGAAGATCGAGCGCTCCGACATCATCAAGGAGCGGCTTGAAACGACGGTCGCCGACGTGCGCGCCAAGCTGCGCGCCGCCAAGATCCGTTATACCGGCCTCTCCGGCGCCGGGCAGACGGTTCAGGTGAAGATCACCGACCCGAACGAATACGACGCCGCCAAGGAGGCGCTGCGTCCGCTGACCGAACTGATCAGCGCCGGCACGTTGACTGGTGGCTCGATCCAGGAAGTCAACATGGAGGATGGCCAGAACAACACCATCCGCCTCGACCTCACCGACCAGGGCATCAATTACCGTCTCTCGTCTGCGCTCACGCAGTCGATCGAAGTCGTTCGCCGCCGCGTCGACGAACTCGGCAACACCGAGCCGCTGATCCAGCGCCAGGGTGACGACCGCATCATCGTCCAGGTTCCGGGCCTGCAGGATCCGCAGCGCCTGAAGGCGCTCCTGAACCAGACGGCCAAGCTTTCCTTCCACATGGTCGACGATTCGATGCCCGTGCAGGAGGCGATCAACGGTCGTCCGCCGGTGACGTCCGAAGTGCTTTACTCGACCGACGATCCGCCGGTCCCGTACCTGATCGAAAAGCAGGCGCTGGTCTCGGGCGATGAACTCGTCGATGCGCAGGCAAGCTTCGACCAGCGCTCCAACGAACCGGTCGTCAACTTCCGCTTCGATTCCAAGGGCGCCACCGCATTCTCGCGGGCGACCACCGCCAATGTCGGCAAGCCATTCGCGATCATTCTCGACGATCAGGTGATTTCGGCTCCGGTCATTCGCGAACCGATCACCGGCGGCACGGGCCAGATTTCCGGCAACTTCACCATTCAGTCCGCCAACGATCTCGCCGTTCTGCTGCGCGCCGGCGCGCTTCCGGCAACACTGACGGTCGTTGAGGAACGCACCGTCGGCCCGAGCCTCGGCGCTGACTCGATCAATGCCGGTATCGTCGCCGGCATCATCGGCGCGGCCGCGGTTGTCGTCTTCATGCTCGGCTTCTACGGCTTCTTCGGCGTCATCGCCAACGTCGCGCTGTTCGTCAACATCGTCATGCTGATCGCCGTCCTGTCGCTGATCGGCTCGACGCTGACCTTGCCGGGTATTGCCGGTATTGTGTTGACCATGGGTATGGCGGTCGACTCAAACGTCCTCATCTATGAGCGCATACGCGAAGAGGTGAAAAACGGCAGGCCGCTGATCCAGGCGATCGATACCGGTTTCTCCAAGGCTTATGCGACCATCGTCGACGCCAACGTCACGACGCTGATTGCCGCCGTCATTCTCTTCTATCTCGGTTCGGGTCCGGTCCGCGGCTTTGCCGTCACGCTCGCCATCGGTATCCTGACGACGGTCTTCACCGCCTTCACGCTGACCCGCTGGCTGGTGGCCGAATGGGTCCGTCGCCGTCGTCCGAAGCACCTGCCGAACGGTATCCGTACCGGCATCTTCGACGGAGCGAACATCCGCTTCATGGGCTTCCGCCGCTACACGTTCATCATCTCGGCAGCGCTGTCGATTGCCGCGCTGGTCGGCTTCGCCACCGTCGGCATGAACCTCGGCATCGACTTCAAGGGCGGCTCGATCATCGAGCTGAAGGCGAGAAGCGGCAATGCCGATATTGCCGACATCCGCGACCGTCTGTCCGAGTTGAACCTCGGCGACATCCAGGCGCAGGAATTCGGCGATCCGTCCGAAGTGCTCGTCCGCCTGCAGGCGCAGGGCGGCGGCGACAATGCCGAACAGTCGGCGCTGGCGCTGGTGCGCAACGAACTGGAGAGCACCTACGAGTTCCGCCGCGTCGAAGTCGTCGGTCCTGTCGTCTCCAGCGAATTGACGCAATCGGCAACGCTTGGTGTTCTCGTCTCGCTGGCGGCGATCCTGATCTACATCTGGTTCCGCTTCGAATGGCAGTTCGCCGTCGGCGCGATCATCGCGACCGTGCACGACGTCATATTGACGATCGGCCTGTTCGTGCTGACCGGGGTCGAATTCAACCTGACCAGTATCGCGGCGGTGCTGACGATCGTCGGCTACTCGCTGAACGACACCGTCGTCGTCTATGACCGAATGCGTGAAAACCTCAGGCGCTATCGCAAGATGCCGCTGCCGCTGCTGATCGATACCTCGATCAACCAGACGCTGTCGCGTACCGTACTGACGTCGGCGACGACGCTTCTGGCTCTGACGGCTCTCTACCTCTTCGGCGGCGAAGTCATTCGCTCCTTCACCTTTGCCATGCTGTTCGGTGTCGCCGTCGGTACCTTCTCGTCGATCTACATCGCCGCGCCGGTCCTGATTGCCTTCAAGCTGCGTCCGGAGAGCTTCCAGGACGATGCCGAGGGCGCGGAAGACGACGACCAGAGCAAAGTGACGGCCTGA